A portion of the Chryseobacterium tructae genome contains these proteins:
- a CDS encoding LolA family protein, translating into MIKNIAFGAFLLISGFFFAQNTTMSGAEAKAFVTKVSADTKEIKTLQSDFTQTKKMDFLDKSIVTYGKMSLQTPNMLSWKYTKPYQYSIVFKSNKIYINDQGKKSSVDAKSKTFEKINKLIVGSSNGTMFNDPEFTVTYFKNGNYNIAKFIPKTSQLLKYIKQIELYFPKTQSTVSQVNMTESSGDTTNIVFKNTKINASIPASEFTL; encoded by the coding sequence ATGATTAAAAATATTGCTTTCGGAGCATTTCTATTGATATCCGGATTCTTTTTTGCTCAAAATACAACAATGTCAGGAGCAGAAGCTAAAGCATTTGTAACAAAAGTTTCTGCAGATACCAAAGAAATCAAAACCCTGCAAAGTGATTTTACCCAGACCAAGAAAATGGATTTCCTGGATAAAAGTATTGTTACCTACGGAAAAATGTCATTGCAGACTCCCAATATGCTGAGCTGGAAGTACACTAAACCTTATCAATACAGTATTGTTTTTAAAAGTAACAAGATCTACATCAATGATCAAGGCAAAAAATCGTCTGTAGATGCTAAAAGTAAAACTTTTGAGAAGATCAATAAGCTGATTGTAGGAAGTTCCAACGGAACCATGTTCAATGATCCGGAGTTTACAGTAACTTACTTCAAAAACGGAAATTATAATATAGCGAAATTTATTCCGAAGACTTCCCAGCTCCTGAAATATATTAAGCAGATTGAACTTTATTTCCCTAAAACCCAATCTACTGTTTCCCAAGTGAATATGACTGAATCTTCCGGAGATACTACCAATATTGTTTTCAAAAATACAAAGATCAATGCTTCGATTCCTGCGTCAGAATTTACTCTATAG
- a CDS encoding 3-hydroxyacyl-ACP dehydratase, with protein sequence MQTILTDFYTLTSYEKAENGGFIAYIHLNKDHDIFKGHFPGNPVTPGVCMMQIIKELTEEFTGSKLFLKTASNVKFMAIINPFETPDLKLQLDITENGEDVKVKNTTSFGETIALKLSVSYKKLMS encoded by the coding sequence ATGCAGACCATTCTTACAGACTTTTATACGTTAACATCATACGAAAAGGCAGAAAACGGAGGTTTTATTGCTTACATCCATTTAAATAAAGACCACGATATTTTCAAAGGACATTTCCCTGGAAATCCGGTAACTCCCGGAGTTTGTATGATGCAGATCATTAAAGAGCTGACAGAAGAATTTACAGGGTCAAAATTATTTTTAAAAACGGCTTCGAATGTAAAGTTTATGGCAATTATCAACCCTTTTGAGACTCCTGATCTGAAACTTCAGCTGGATATTACTGAAAATGGCGAGGATGTTAAAGTAAAAAACACAACCTCTTTTGGCGAGACTATTGCATTGAAATTGTCTGTAAGCTATAAAAAATTAATGTCATGA
- a CDS encoding DUF6705 family protein: MVYIGIIYCAFCKAQQVLPLNNSASKSPTNSYFKDLNNELDYYTGTWVGHFNSKTIKLVITKDIKIPFEMWKKNFYTDRLFVKYEVKRDNVVLESSLNKDFTNDVGLSIEGSKTKDNEGGITLVFAGGNCSVGIGTIVLKKISSAQFSWGYYPGTTTRNDKDCPPTQDYTIYLPETENLIFTKQ, from the coding sequence ATGGTTTATATTGGTATTATTTACTGTGCTTTTTGTAAGGCACAGCAGGTATTACCTTTGAATAATTCTGCATCTAAATCTCCAACAAATTCATATTTTAAAGATCTAAATAATGAATTAGATTATTATACTGGAACTTGGGTGGGACATTTCAATAGTAAAACTATAAAGCTTGTTATTACTAAAGACATAAAAATTCCGTTTGAAATGTGGAAAAAGAATTTTTATACAGATCGATTATTTGTAAAATATGAAGTAAAGAGAGATAATGTAGTTTTAGAAAGTTCACTCAATAAAGATTTTACAAATGATGTTGGACTTTCTATTGAAGGTTCAAAAACTAAAGATAATGAAGGTGGAATTACTTTAGTTTTTGCTGGCGGAAATTGTAGTGTAGGAATAGGAACTATTGTATTAAAGAAAATAAGTTCTGCACAGTTTTCCTGGGGGTATTATCCTGGGACAACTACCAGAAATGATAAAGATTGCCCACCTACCCAGGATTATACAATCTATCTTCCAGAGACAGAGAATCTGATCTTTACAAAACAGTAA
- a CDS encoding beta-ketoacyl synthase N-terminal-like domain-containing protein: MSAVYINSASCISVQDTLNENILHNLQPEYSVRIIKAIEPNYKEFIPPAMSRRMSKTVKMSSVASHFALKEAGIEKPEAIIVGTGMGCSQDSEKFLKNVIDNHEEFLTPTFFIQSTHNTVAGQIALGLQCHAYNFTYVNTSSSLEFSLLDAQLQIKDGEADNVLVGSTDEQTDRTMELYCLNNTIKKESDLPANYLHSTTNGVIWGEGASFFVVGKDKTETTYAKLTDIKISNRLELNETSDFIQEFLTKNKLSTKHIDALVLGFSGDVNSDVYYTKTMDMFPDSALLYYKHLSGEFNTASGFSTFIACHILKEQQIPEVMMINTEKKEEIKNILLYNHLGGDDHSLVLLERA, from the coding sequence ATGAGTGCAGTATACATTAACAGCGCATCCTGTATCTCTGTTCAGGACACTTTAAACGAAAATATTCTTCATAATCTTCAGCCGGAATATTCGGTGAGGATCATCAAAGCCATAGAACCCAATTACAAAGAATTCATCCCTCCAGCAATGAGCAGAAGGATGTCTAAAACGGTAAAAATGAGTTCTGTAGCTTCACATTTTGCTTTAAAAGAAGCTGGAATAGAAAAACCGGAGGCCATTATTGTAGGAACCGGAATGGGATGTTCTCAGGATTCTGAAAAGTTTCTAAAAAACGTGATTGATAACCATGAGGAGTTTTTAACTCCAACATTTTTTATTCAGTCTACTCATAACACCGTTGCAGGGCAAATTGCGCTGGGGTTGCAATGTCACGCCTACAACTTTACCTATGTAAATACTTCTTCATCGCTGGAGTTTTCATTGTTGGATGCTCAGCTTCAGATTAAAGATGGCGAAGCTGACAACGTCCTGGTGGGATCTACTGATGAACAGACCGACAGAACGATGGAACTCTATTGCCTGAATAATACCATTAAAAAAGAATCAGATCTTCCTGCGAATTATCTGCATTCCACTACCAACGGCGTTATTTGGGGGGAAGGAGCCAGCTTTTTCGTGGTTGGAAAAGATAAAACAGAAACCACCTACGCAAAGCTTACAGACATTAAAATCAGTAACAGATTAGAATTGAACGAGACTTCAGATTTTATTCAAGAGTTTTTAACTAAGAATAAGCTTTCCACAAAACATATTGATGCCCTAGTTTTAGGTTTCAGCGGTGATGTAAACTCTGATGTCTACTATACAAAAACTATGGATATGTTTCCTGATTCAGCATTGTTGTATTACAAACATCTGAGTGGAGAATTCAATACGGCAAGTGGCTTTTCCACATTCATAGCTTGTCACATTCTCAAGGAGCAGCAAATCCCGGAAGTCATGATGATTAATACAGAAAAAAAAGAAGAAATAAAAAATATACTTCTTTATAATCATCTGGGAGGCGATGATCATAGCTTGGTATTACTGGAAAGAGCATAA
- a CDS encoding M36 family metallopeptidase: MKKIRLSVKLLLFCSLFSAGVVSAQKYEQTIKEYVNSTGSFQKANPELKSFKIINIDPSTSLRGDVVGIQQTVNGIPVFGSSANVLIRDGKVLSFADTFIKKYPTSIKGKESGRKEALITQTIKKLNGLSVTKNIDGQEEPIKPNTVYFAKEDQLTLGYQFYVEEKGTSNVWNTIVSTEDGSILYQENTTLSCDFHPEAYERPAGEFLTGLNIEPSALPNNLEVANLQKNTPLILSPDNASYNVFAFPVEAPSFGSRTLLTNPWDLAASPEGWHSDGTTSYTITRGNNAFAYTDEANTNVAQFSPDGGANRV; encoded by the coding sequence ATGAAAAAAATTCGACTTAGTGTTAAGCTATTGTTGTTTTGTTCTCTTTTCAGTGCAGGGGTTGTCTCTGCCCAAAAGTATGAACAGACAATTAAAGAGTATGTAAATTCTACAGGATCATTTCAAAAAGCGAATCCGGAGTTAAAAAGCTTTAAAATCATCAATATAGACCCTTCAACAAGCTTAAGGGGAGATGTTGTGGGAATCCAGCAAACAGTTAATGGTATACCAGTTTTTGGTAGTTCTGCCAATGTTTTGATCAGAGATGGAAAGGTGTTGAGCTTTGCGGATACATTTATTAAAAAATATCCCACTTCAATTAAAGGGAAGGAAAGTGGCAGAAAAGAAGCTTTGATTACGCAGACTATAAAAAAATTGAACGGGTTATCGGTTACCAAAAATATAGATGGTCAGGAAGAGCCGATAAAACCTAACACAGTTTATTTTGCAAAAGAAGATCAATTAACTCTTGGGTATCAATTTTATGTTGAAGAGAAAGGGACAAGTAATGTGTGGAATACGATTGTGAGCACAGAAGATGGTTCCATTTTATATCAGGAAAATACAACGCTTTCTTGTGATTTTCATCCTGAAGCTTATGAACGACCTGCCGGAGAATTTTTAACAGGTCTTAATATTGAACCTTCTGCTCTTCCTAATAATTTAGAAGTAGCAAACTTACAAAAGAATACTCCTCTTATTCTATCTCCTGATAACGCTTCTTATAATGTATTTGCATTTCCTGTAGAAGCACCCTCATTTGGAAGCAGAACATTACTTACTAATCCTTGGGATCTGGCAGCTTCTCCTGAAGGCTGGCACTCAGATGGTACTACTAGCTATACAATAACAAGAGGAAATAATGCCTTTGCATATACGGATGAAGCTAATACTAATGTAGCACAATTCTCTCCTGATGGTGGGGCAAACAGAGTTTGA
- a CDS encoding polysaccharide deacetylase family protein has protein sequence MKHYSFILFYLFCNVFIYAFHGSFWVYLFCFFAFSAIVVWGSFAIELGYFVNSITHKRTKIKEVALTFDDGPTEFTPKFLDLLKEHEIKATFFCIGKQIEKYPETFQRIIAEGHTIGNHTLSHSNSTGFLSTSKMIAEIENCDEVMQNVGNIQTDLYRPPFGVTNPNIAKAIQRTHKTSIGWNVRSLDTIIDDEKKIYQRITKGLRKGSIILLHDTSEKTYRVLADLLVFLADKKYSTFTVDSITNSKKK, from the coding sequence ATGAAACATTATTCATTCATTCTATTTTATCTCTTCTGTAATGTTTTTATCTATGCGTTCCATGGAAGCTTTTGGGTGTATCTGTTTTGTTTCTTTGCTTTTTCTGCGATAGTAGTCTGGGGATCATTTGCTATTGAACTGGGATATTTCGTCAATAGTATTACTCATAAAAGAACAAAAATTAAGGAAGTAGCGCTTACTTTTGATGATGGGCCTACTGAATTCACCCCGAAGTTTTTAGACTTACTGAAAGAACATGAAATCAAAGCTACCTTTTTCTGTATTGGAAAGCAGATTGAAAAATATCCTGAAACCTTTCAAAGGATTATTGCTGAAGGGCATACGATCGGAAATCACACTTTATCCCATTCCAATTCAACAGGCTTTTTATCAACTTCAAAAATGATTGCAGAGATTGAAAACTGTGATGAAGTCATGCAGAATGTTGGGAATATACAAACAGATTTATACAGACCCCCTTTTGGAGTTACCAATCCAAATATTGCCAAAGCAATACAACGGACTCATAAAACAAGCATCGGTTGGAATGTCCGTTCACTGGATACCATCATTGATGATGAGAAAAAAATCTACCAAAGAATAACTAAAGGCCTAAGAAAAGGAAGCATTATTCTCCTTCACGATACTTCAGAAAAAACGTATCGTGTGCTGGCAGATTTATTAGTATTTTTGGCGGATAAAAAGTACTCAACCTTTACGGTTGATTCCATTACAAATTCAAAGAAAAAATGA
- a CDS encoding DUF2062 domain-containing protein — translation MSLAEVQNAISERKICVLIPTYNNEKTLKRVIDGVLEYTGSIIVVNDGSTDSTSQILRQYSQITIISLPENKGKGNGLKIGFRKAKELGYDHAITIDSDGQHYPDDLPVFVEALLQEDEDILLIGNRNMSQDGIPKKSSFGNRFSNFWFWFETGIKLEDTQSGYRLYPLHKIPKKYFTPKFEFEIEIIVRTAWRHIPVKNVPIKVLYDPAERVSHFRPFKDFTRISILNTILVTITLFYIIPRNFVNNFKKKSFKRFIKEDVLESDGTNRTKAFSIALGVFIGLSPFWGFQTLLVISLSVLFKLNKVLAFVASNVSLPPFIPFIIAASLFLGAPFVDGDSNFLSQDLNFDLIKNNLLQYVIGSFILSTTLSAIAGISTFLFLNKLNPENN, via the coding sequence ATGTCCCTTGCTGAAGTACAAAATGCAATTTCTGAAAGGAAAATCTGTGTTTTAATACCTACCTACAATAATGAAAAGACGCTGAAAAGGGTCATTGACGGTGTTTTAGAATACACCGGAAGTATTATTGTGGTTAATGATGGCTCCACCGATTCCACGTCTCAAATTCTTCGCCAATATTCCCAGATTACAATCATTTCCTTACCAGAGAATAAAGGAAAGGGAAATGGGCTTAAAATAGGCTTCAGAAAAGCAAAAGAACTGGGATATGATCATGCGATCACCATAGATTCCGACGGACAGCATTATCCTGATGATCTTCCTGTATTCGTAGAAGCGCTTCTTCAGGAAGATGAAGATATTCTTTTGATCGGAAACAGAAATATGTCTCAGGACGGAATTCCCAAAAAGAGCAGCTTTGGAAACCGATTTTCCAATTTCTGGTTTTGGTTTGAAACAGGAATCAAGCTGGAAGATACTCAATCTGGCTACAGACTTTATCCTTTACATAAAATTCCAAAGAAATATTTCACGCCTAAGTTTGAATTTGAAATTGAAATTATTGTAAGAACAGCCTGGAGACACATTCCTGTAAAGAACGTTCCCATCAAGGTTTTGTACGATCCGGCGGAACGGGTTTCTCACTTCAGACCATTCAAAGACTTTACCAGGATCAGCATTCTGAATACGATTTTGGTCACCATTACCCTTTTCTATATTATTCCGAGGAACTTCGTGAATAATTTCAAAAAAAAAAGCTTTAAAAGGTTTATAAAAGAGGATGTGCTGGAAAGTGACGGAACTAACCGTACCAAGGCGTTTTCCATTGCACTCGGGGTCTTTATAGGTCTTTCTCCTTTTTGGGGATTTCAGACCCTACTCGTGATCAGTTTATCGGTTCTTTTTAAACTGAATAAGGTACTTGCTTTTGTAGCTTCCAATGTCAGTTTGCCTCCTTTCATTCCTTTTATCATTGCTGCATCATTATTTCTGGGAGCACCATTTGTGGATGGAGACAGTAATTTCCTTAGTCAGGATCTTAATTTTGATTTGATTAAAAATAATCTGCTTCAATATGTGATCGGAAGCTTTATTCTGAGCACCACATTATCAGCTATTGCCGGGATAAGTACTTTTCTTTTTCTGAATAAACTGAACCCGGAGAATAATTAG
- a CDS encoding DUF6705 family protein, with amino-acid sequence MRSKLVIFGLLVVFSCKAQEIHPLNTSALDVPAGSYFKDSNNELDSFIGRWQGNFQEKNITLQIFKQVKVPIERFGKPFYRDQIFVKYEVKKGNTVLESSMNKDFTNNIGLSIKGSKIQDNSITLVFSGGNCSVGIGIIALKKINTTQFSWGYYPGTTTTNDKDCPPNRDYTIYLPETENLIFTKQ; translated from the coding sequence ATGAGAAGTAAATTGGTAATATTTGGTTTGTTGGTTGTGTTTTCTTGTAAGGCACAAGAAATACATCCATTAAATACTTCGGCACTAGATGTTCCAGCAGGTTCATATTTTAAAGATTCAAATAACGAATTAGATTCTTTTATAGGAAGATGGCAAGGCAATTTTCAAGAAAAAAATATTACGTTACAAATATTTAAGCAAGTAAAAGTTCCAATAGAAAGATTTGGAAAACCGTTTTATAGAGATCAAATTTTTGTAAAATATGAGGTGAAAAAAGGTAATACTGTATTGGAAAGCTCAATGAATAAAGACTTCACAAATAATATTGGACTTTCCATAAAAGGTTCGAAAATTCAAGATAATAGCATTACCCTGGTATTTTCAGGAGGTAATTGTAGCGTGGGAATAGGAATTATAGCCCTAAAGAAAATTAATACTACCCAATTTTCTTGGGGGTATTATCCTGGGACAACAACAACAAATGATAAAGATTGCCCTCCGAATAGAGATTATACAATCTATCTTCCAGAGACAGAGAATCTGATCTTTACAAAGCAGTAA
- a CDS encoding DUF6705 family protein, whose product MELKFFLKKQVYIFLVLCLGLISCKAQQVLTLNTSDYSSPTNSYFKDLDNELSPYIGTWKSIFQNKTIILNITKEVKRPYSEWGKSFFSDVLIVKYEIKDSNGNILQTTLNNTYHPNAAIKNLILSLGTKADGQIDLLYAGGNCSVGIGNIIFKKLSSTQFSWGYYPGTTTRNDITCPPDKDYTIYLPETENLIFTKQ is encoded by the coding sequence ATGGAGTTAAAATTTTTTTTAAAAAAGCAAGTGTATATTTTTCTAGTTTTGTGCTTAGGTTTAATTAGTTGTAAGGCACAGCAGGTATTAACATTAAATACCTCTGATTACAGTTCACCAACAAACTCATATTTTAAAGACCTAGATAATGAATTGAGCCCATACATAGGTACTTGGAAATCAATTTTTCAAAATAAAACAATTATATTAAATATTACAAAAGAAGTAAAAAGACCTTATTCTGAGTGGGGAAAAAGTTTTTTTTCAGATGTTCTTATTGTAAAATATGAAATAAAAGATTCAAATGGGAATATTTTACAAACTACTTTAAATAATACATATCATCCTAATGCAGCCATTAAAAATCTAATATTAAGTTTAGGTACAAAAGCTGATGGACAAATTGATTTACTATATGCTGGTGGAAATTGTAGTGTAGGAATTGGAAATATTATTTTCAAGAAACTAAGTTCTACACAATTTTCCTGGGGATATTATCCTGGAACAACAACAAGAAATGACATTACTTGTCCTCCTGATAAAGACTACACAATCTATCTTCCGGAGACAGAGAATCTGATCTTTACAAAGCAGTAA
- a CDS encoding M36 family metallopeptidase, with amino-acid sequence MVGQTEFDFPLDITQMQQTYTSAAVTNLFYTTNKMHDVFYKFGFTESARNYQKNNFGNGGAGNDPVLAESRDGSGLNNANFNPGADGTSGRMQMFLFVPNNARYLYYNSPSNYVTRTPAAATANFGPQLIGGTPVTGDLALPTPADACTAVAAGSLTGKIAVLNAAGPTGCGFAVKTKNLQNAGAVGVIQYHPNSDTPIGLGGADATITIPTIMIGKTEGLFLVNELTNGVVGNATLKTDAVYRDASLDNGIISHEYGHGISNRLTGTGSSCLSYFSSNEQMGEGWSDFFALMMTTRPGDDASIARGIGTFTSGEETNGLGIRPAKYSPDFTVNNFTYGRTNGMKVNASISGIAITVPDVHSIGFIWASMLWDLNWKYVEKYGYSSNVLDNPNSGSAKILQLVMDALKLQPCNPTFAQGRDAILAADQATTNGENKCMIWKTFAKRGLGVNASAGQLNGLAIGANQPLPEISDQVEDFTIPAECGSLAVSEAEENSKGISIYPNPVKNEFTIKTPSGMNLSGITTVSIYDFTGKLISQENINLNRQTTVNASNLINGTYIVKIKNNSSIDYSQKIIVSK; translated from the coding sequence ATGGTGGGGCAAACAGAGTTTGATTTTCCTTTGGATATTACACAAATGCAGCAAACCTATACTTCGGCAGCGGTAACCAATTTATTTTATACAACCAATAAAATGCATGATGTATTTTATAAATTCGGATTTACAGAGTCGGCGAGAAACTATCAGAAAAATAATTTTGGAAACGGGGGAGCAGGTAATGACCCTGTTCTTGCTGAATCAAGAGACGGAAGCGGGCTTAATAATGCTAATTTTAATCCTGGTGCTGACGGAACAAGCGGTAGAATGCAAATGTTTCTTTTCGTGCCTAATAACGCAAGATATCTTTATTATAATTCGCCGTCAAACTATGTAACAAGAACCCCAGCTGCTGCTACGGCTAATTTTGGTCCGCAACTTATTGGAGGAACTCCTGTTACCGGAGATCTGGCACTTCCAACACCTGCTGATGCTTGTACTGCAGTTGCAGCTGGAAGTCTTACTGGAAAAATCGCGGTATTAAATGCGGCAGGGCCAACAGGATGTGGTTTTGCTGTTAAAACCAAAAACCTTCAGAATGCAGGAGCAGTAGGGGTTATACAATATCATCCAAATAGTGATACACCAATAGGGTTGGGAGGAGCAGATGCTACCATTACCATTCCTACCATTATGATAGGTAAAACAGAAGGTCTTTTCCTGGTTAATGAATTAACAAATGGGGTTGTTGGAAATGCTACATTAAAAACGGATGCTGTTTATAGAGATGCCAGTTTAGATAATGGAATTATAAGTCATGAATATGGACATGGAATTTCCAATCGTCTTACCGGAACTGGAAGTTCTTGTTTATCCTATTTTTCATCTAATGAGCAGATGGGAGAAGGGTGGTCTGATTTCTTTGCCTTAATGATGACTACGAGACCAGGAGATGATGCCTCTATTGCTAGAGGAATAGGTACCTTTACTTCAGGAGAAGAAACAAACGGACTAGGAATAAGACCTGCAAAATACTCGCCTGATTTTACAGTAAATAATTTCACCTATGGAAGAACAAATGGAATGAAAGTGAATGCAAGCATATCCGGAATTGCGATTACGGTTCCTGATGTTCATAGTATTGGTTTTATATGGGCTTCAATGCTTTGGGATCTTAACTGGAAATATGTAGAAAAATATGGGTATAGCAGCAATGTTTTAGATAATCCTAATAGTGGGAGTGCAAAAATTTTGCAATTGGTAATGGATGCCCTTAAATTACAGCCATGTAACCCAACATTTGCACAAGGTAGAGACGCTATTTTAGCAGCAGACCAGGCTACAACAAACGGGGAAAATAAATGTATGATCTGGAAAACATTTGCCAAAAGAGGACTTGGAGTAAACGCATCAGCCGGACAACTTAATGGTTTGGCAATTGGAGCCAATCAACCTTTACCTGAAATAAGTGATCAGGTAGAAGATTTTACAATTCCTGCTGAATGTGGATCATTGGCAGTGAGTGAAGCGGAAGAAAATTCTAAGGGAATTTCTATCTATCCGAACCCGGTGAAAAATGAGTTTACGATAAAAACGCCTTCAGGAATGAATCTATCTGGAATTACAACTGTTTCTATTTATGATTTTACAGGAAAGCTTATTTCTCAGGAAAACATCAATCTTAACAGACAAACAACAGTTAATGCAAGCAATCTGATTAATGGAACTTATATTGTAAAGATTAAAAACAATTCTTCAATCGATTATAGTCAGAAAATCATCGTTTCAAAATAG
- a CDS encoding phosphopantetheine-binding protein yields MENLKTELKHKIIEVLNLEDVSVEEIKDTDPLFGGGLGLDSIDALELIVLLDKDYGIKLADPKKGKEIFQSIDTMAQFIEDNRTK; encoded by the coding sequence ATGGAAAACTTAAAAACTGAATTGAAGCACAAAATTATCGAAGTACTTAACCTTGAAGACGTTTCTGTAGAGGAAATTAAAGATACAGATCCGTTATTTGGAGGTGGATTAGGGCTAGACTCTATTGATGCTTTGGAACTCATCGTTCTTCTGGATAAAGATTATGGAATAAAATTAGCCGATCCTAAAAAAGGAAAGGAAATTTTCCAATCTATCGATACGATGGCTCAATTCATCGAAGATAACAGAACAAAATAA
- a CDS encoding beta-ketoacyl-[acyl-carrier-protein] synthase family protein: MSQKIAITGMGIISSIGNNVEENFISLQSGKHGISDIQMFETRHAGAIKTGEIKLSNEELVQQLQLNEDNNVTRTSLLGMIAAKEAVKSAGISHINGYKTGLISSTSVGGMDITEKYFYSYEDFPEKQKYIDAHDAGNSSLAIADHLGLKGMVSTISTACSSAANAIMMGAKLIKNGVLDRVIVGGTDSLSKFTLNGFNTLMILTDSYNTPFDNDRKGLNLGEAAAFLVLESDEVVKKENKQVLAYLSGYGNANDAHHQTASSENGQGAFLAMQQALKISGLKKEDIDYINVHGTATPNNDLSEGIAMIRIFGENSVPEFSSTKAFTGHTLAAAAGIEAVFSILAMQHSLIFPNLNFKTKMEEFDLTPVTELKEKNINHVLSNSFGFGGNCSTLIFSKS; encoded by the coding sequence ATGAGTCAAAAAATTGCCATAACAGGAATGGGCATCATTTCCTCTATCGGAAACAATGTGGAGGAAAATTTTATTTCATTACAATCCGGAAAACACGGTATCTCAGATATCCAAATGTTTGAAACCCGTCATGCCGGAGCGATTAAAACAGGTGAAATAAAATTATCCAATGAGGAACTTGTGCAGCAACTTCAGCTTAATGAAGATAATAACGTTACAAGAACATCCTTATTAGGGATGATCGCTGCTAAAGAAGCTGTAAAAAGTGCCGGAATATCACATATCAACGGTTACAAAACCGGGCTGATCTCCTCTACCAGCGTTGGAGGAATGGATATTACCGAAAAATATTTTTATTCTTACGAAGACTTTCCTGAAAAGCAAAAATATATTGATGCTCATGATGCCGGAAATTCCTCATTGGCTATTGCCGATCATTTGGGATTAAAAGGTATGGTTTCCACCATCAGTACAGCTTGTTCATCTGCAGCAAATGCCATCATGATGGGTGCTAAACTTATTAAAAACGGAGTATTGGATCGTGTGATCGTTGGCGGAACAGATTCTCTTTCAAAGTTTACCCTGAACGGTTTCAATACCCTGATGATCCTTACAGATTCTTACAACACTCCTTTTGATAATGACAGAAAAGGATTAAACCTTGGAGAAGCAGCCGCTTTTTTAGTGCTTGAATCTGATGAAGTTGTTAAAAAGGAAAACAAACAAGTGCTGGCTTATCTTTCAGGATACGGAAATGCCAATGATGCGCACCACCAAACTGCGTCTTCTGAAAACGGGCAAGGAGCTTTTTTAGCGATGCAGCAAGCCCTGAAAATTTCAGGATTGAAAAAAGAAGATATCGATTACATCAATGTTCATGGAACAGCAACTCCTAATAATGATTTATCTGAAGGAATTGCCATGATCAGGATTTTTGGAGAAAATAGTGTTCCTGAATTCAGCTCTACAAAAGCATTTACAGGACATACATTGGCTGCTGCGGCCGGAATTGAAGCTGTATTTTCAATTCTAGCGATGCAACATAGTCTTATTTTCCCAAACCTGAACTTCAAAACGAAAATGGAAGAATTTGATCTGACTCCGGTTACTGAACTAAAGGAGAAAAATATCAATCATGTTCTTTCCAATTCATTTGGGTTTGGTGGAAATTGTTCAACCTTAATCTTCTCAAAATCATGA
- a CDS encoding 3-oxoacyl-ACP synthase, whose amino-acid sequence MELPLMRKTKTCTIEHSKITVDGNLIFETKTNTFPEFAKEAYKNLELSYPKFHKMDSLSKLAFLAAEMLLKEEDHSKTALVFANKSSSLDTDYKYQESINSQENYFPSPAVFVYTLPNICVGEISIKHKMQTENAFFVLDEFDEKFLNDYSEQILQSGKADKVLCGWVELFQENYKAFVYLLTL is encoded by the coding sequence ATGGAACTACCATTAATGAGGAAAACAAAAACCTGCACCATAGAACATTCAAAAATAACCGTTGATGGAAACCTTATTTTTGAAACCAAAACCAATACATTTCCGGAGTTTGCCAAAGAAGCTTATAAAAACTTAGAACTCAGTTATCCGAAATTTCATAAAATGGATAGCTTGAGTAAGCTGGCTTTTCTCGCTGCCGAAATGCTTTTAAAAGAAGAAGACCACAGCAAAACAGCGCTGGTTTTTGCCAACAAATCATCCAGTCTGGATACCGATTACAAATATCAGGAAAGCATCAATTCCCAGGAAAACTATTTTCCAAGTCCTGCTGTCTTTGTATACACCTTACCTAACATTTGTGTAGGTGAAATTAGTATCAAACACAAAATGCAGACTGAGAATGCATTTTTCGTTTTGGATGAATTTGATGAAAAATTTTTAAATGATTATTCCGAACAAATCCTCCAATCCGGAAAAGCTGATAAAGTATTGTGTGGCTGGGTTGAATTATTTCAGGAAAATTATAAAGCTTTTGTATATTTGCTAACCTTGTAA